The Oleiphilus messinensis DNA segment TAATCGCCTTCATGCACCGTTAAATGGCCATAATCGCAGAACAGCGCCCCCTGCCCCTGATGCACAAACAGCAGATCATCACCATCAGCATTGCGCACCAAATGCGGCATCGCCCCTTCACATTGCCAGATACGGTACTGGCAACAGGGGTTATGCAAAACCAGCGGTGCATCAAAGGGACTGCTCTTACACAACGACAGACGATTAAGATCAAATGCCCGTGGCCGAAGTGGCCCATCCCAGTTTGTCCAGGCGGTCGGGGGGTGACGGTGGTGAAAGTGCGTGGCAGGCCCGAAAAAGCCACTACGTCCCGCCTCCCGCTCATAGGGTGCCTCCTCCGGCAGGTCAGCATGAGCCTGACGGGAGACCTTACCTTCCTGGTGAGGAAAACGAATCCAGTTACGCATGGTTACCGCCTCCCGAGCTCGGATTTCGAGCCGCTAATTTCGGATCCAGCAATCCACGCCGGATTTGATCTTCCTCGATGGATTCGAACAGCGCCTGGAAATTCCCCTCACCGAAGCCTTCATTACCCTTTCGCTGGATAATTTCGAAAAAGATGGGGCCAATCACCGTGTTGGTAAAAATCTGCAGCAGTAATCCTTCTTTTTTCCGTGGATTACCATCTACCAATATGCGCAACGCCTGCAAAAGCGACACGTTTTCCCCATGACCAGGAACCCGTGCATCCACCTTTTCATAATAGGTATCGGGCGTATCCATAAAACTGATCCCGGATACCTGCATGGCTTCAACCGTTTGATAGATATCTTCAGTAGACAACGCGATATGCTGAATACCTTCACCATGGTATGACTGCAGATACTCTTCAATCTGGGAATGATCATCCGACGATTCGTTGATCGGGATGCGGATCTTGCCGCAGGGCGACGTCATCGCGCGACTGTGCAGCCCCGTCAATTTACCTTCGATATTGAAAAAACGAATTTCACGGAAGTTTGCAATTCGCTCATAAAACCGGGCCCACTCATCCAGCCCCCCTTGAAACACATTATGGGTGAGATGATCGAGGGTTTTCAGACCCAGACCCACGGGGAACCGATCAACGTGATCAAAGTACTCAAAATCATTGTCGTAGATTGTGTCTGCTCCGGAGGCAGAGCGCCCCGCATCCGGGCGGGATAAATCATCGTATTGGTCAACAAAATACAACACACTGTCACCGATACCGTAAATGGCAGGCAACTGTAATTCATCACCTCGGACATCAGACTTGTCAAAAGGCGCAGCGCCCCGGGACAGGGCGTATTCAAACGCCTTTTGTGCATCCTTCACCCGAAACGCCATGGCACTGGCGCAGGGGCCATGGAGCTTGCTGAATTGATGGAAGTAACTGGGCGACTCATCATTCAACAGGAAATTAATATCCCCCTGCCGGTAAAGCGTAATTTTTTTGCGCTTATGGCGGGCAATTGCGGTGAAACCCAATTTTTGAAACAAGGGCTTCAGGCTATCCACACCGGCCTGAGTCGGTGCGCCAAATTCAACAAATTCGAATCCATCTGTTCCCAGTGGATTATGGTGGCTGATATCGGTCATGGTAATGCTCTCTCAATTGAATACGCGGGCCGTCCACACGGATAAAATGCGATGGTGGGTGTGAACGCGTTCACCACTGGGCACGTATCTCTGCGGCGATAATGTGGACAAACTTGCGTACATCCCCAATAACCGCTTTAAACAACAACTGATTGAACATGGTCGGTCTCCTCTCCGCCTTCTAGCTGACGTGTTTCATCGCCGGGGCGGCAGGAAATGTCGGGGCGAAAAGACCTTTCTGTTTTGCCGTTCTGATGGCCTGCATAATATCGGACCGGGCAACATCAAAGAGCTGCTTCATATCCTCCAGGACGTAGTAGATGGGCTGCATGATATCAATTCGATAGGGGGTGCGAAGAACATCCATAATATTGAAATCGCGGTGTTCCGGTGTCGAGGTCAAACAGTACTCGGTTTCGCCAATCGATGATAAGATGCCTCCCCCGTAAATCTTGAGTCCGCGCGCGGTCTGCAGCAGCCCAAATTCCACCGTAAACCAGTACAATCGCGCCAGGAATACACGATCTTCTTTGTTCGCCCCATAGCCCAACCTGCCATAGGTTTGGGTAAACTCGGCAAAGAAAGGATTGGTCAACATGGCACAATGGCCATAGATTTCATGGAACAGATCAGGCTCCTGCAAGTAATCCATATCTTCGCGGGTGCGGATAAAGGTGGCACAAGGAAACTGTTTATGGGCCAGAAGATCAAAAAAGCGATCAAATGGGATCAGTGCAGGTACTTGAGCCACTTCCCAGCCCGTATGTGCCCTTAACACCGATGAAACATCTTCCAGTTGCGGAATCTGGTCTGGCGGTAGATCCAGCAGGGTTAAGCCGTGTAAATATTGCGAGCAGGCAACATCTTTAACTGCCTTGCTTTGTCTGGCCATTAAATCATGCCAGACCTGATGGTCGTCCGAAGAATAATGAATCACGCCAGTAGCATCAGGTTCTCTGGCCCTGTATTTTGACTCGCCCATAATCACCTCATTGCGTTTTGGAAGGGTGTATTCCTTACGCGATCAACCCGCTTGTGGCAGGATGAATGTACACCGGGAAGGGGACCTTTATTTGATTAAAAACCATTCAAGGCGGACTTGTCCAGAGGAAAACGGTTACGCTTTATGACGGGCAGGATGAAACGGGGCTAATTCGAAAGCCCCGCCGGATAGAAAAGGAAGACGTACTGCCTGTAATGGTGGATCTTACAAGACCTCTTTTAAAAACTGACTGAAACGCGCCCAGGACTTTTTATCAGCGCTTTCACGATAACGCTCCGACCCAAATACGGTAAACGCATGGGGAGCACCGCCGTAAGAGATCATCTCATGATCGACATCTGCAGCTTCCAGTTC contains these protein-coding regions:
- the hppD gene encoding 4-hydroxyphenylpyruvate dioxygenase; this translates as MTDISHHNPLGTDGFEFVEFGAPTQAGVDSLKPLFQKLGFTAIARHKRKKITLYRQGDINFLLNDESPSYFHQFSKLHGPCASAMAFRVKDAQKAFEYALSRGAAPFDKSDVRGDELQLPAIYGIGDSVLYFVDQYDDLSRPDAGRSASGADTIYDNDFEYFDHVDRFPVGLGLKTLDHLTHNVFQGGLDEWARFYERIANFREIRFFNIEGKLTGLHSRAMTSPCGKIRIPINESSDDHSQIEEYLQSYHGEGIQHIALSTEDIYQTVEAMQVSGISFMDTPDTYYEKVDARVPGHGENVSLLQALRILVDGNPRKKEGLLLQIFTNTVIGPIFFEIIQRKGNEGFGEGNFQALFESIEEDQIRRGLLDPKLAARNPSSGGGNHA
- the phhA gene encoding phenylalanine 4-monooxygenase, which gives rise to MGESKYRAREPDATGVIHYSSDDHQVWHDLMARQSKAVKDVACSQYLHGLTLLDLPPDQIPQLEDVSSVLRAHTGWEVAQVPALIPFDRFFDLLAHKQFPCATFIRTREDMDYLQEPDLFHEIYGHCAMLTNPFFAEFTQTYGRLGYGANKEDRVFLARLYWFTVEFGLLQTARGLKIYGGGILSSIGETEYCLTSTPEHRDFNIMDVLRTPYRIDIMQPIYYVLEDMKQLFDVARSDIMQAIRTAKQKGLFAPTFPAAPAMKHVS